From Mugil cephalus isolate CIBA_MC_2020 chromosome 4, CIBA_Mcephalus_1.1, whole genome shotgun sequence:
ACTCATTTTCTCTCAATGAAGATGAAGACACAACTTTAGTCAGTTCACTCCATTAGCTTCAGAACTACTTGAAAGTATTCTGGATATTTTCCACATACTCACTGTATTCTCAGTGTTCTTCCCTGTAGATCGTTTCCCCCAGCAGACTTCCTAGCTTTGCTTTGACAGTGAGTGCAGTCGTGTCTCaacgtctgtgtgtctgttcagtGGATAAACTCATCTGAATCTGTCTGAGGTGAGTCAGGGAAGGGGTGGAGCTTTGTTGCCGCTTTCTGTTTCAGCACTGACTTGTTTCTGTTGCTCAGCAGGTGAAAGCATTCCTGCCAAGTGCAAAGATATCAACTGCTTCAGCTTTTTGCAcaacatattaaaatataaagtgaattaattaatttatttatttttactctctTGTACATCACAGTAACAGTCTATTCAAGTTTATGAAAGTCATATCCTGATTGTGAATTGTTCACACAATCTGCATTTCAACAGAGCACAGACTCTAATGGATTCATACCCACAGCTGTATCAGCACAATGAACAGGCTGATTTCTGTGTCTATGTcgtgatatgatacgatattTCCTAACAtgctgcatctctctctctctctctcactgacaGCATACATGTaaggtttttcatttattcatctccACCCTGGTGTCACTTAGTCCTGAGagctgcacaaaactcagactACATCTTGAAAGCTTCCATGCACACAGTAATTTCATAACTGTGCTGTGTGAAGCGGCGAATGACGGCGAAGTCAGACATCACTTgcgttacttttttcttttcaggtgaTCATTCATAATAGTTgtactctattttttttctactgagTGAATAAGTTTGACCCTCGGATGACCCCTGTTGAGTGGGAGGTCTTTAATGTGATCCAGgactcactgtgtgttcacactaccaaaacAAATTGCTCAAATCTGTCCCACACCACCTCCAAGTGTTGTCTATGATCAGATCACTCAAATGCATCCTGAGTGCGTTCACGCGCTGTATTTTAAGCTGACCGCGTAGGGTGAGATTGCGAGGGATGGATGTTAGTACCGGTGTGAACGGGCCcattataaatgtatttactcTAGCAGGTAGTAGCTGAGACATAAATGCTCATGACTGAGGTTTTCTGTATGATGATGACACAAGGtacaaaatgatattaaaatgcATTGCTCTTAATGTCTCTGTCACTAACATTAACCATTCGGATGAGGCAAGTAATAGGCAAGTACCtttattttcaaatttgaaGACTGAGGTTACATTTCATACTGTTATAGAGTTTATTTATGACAACAGATTTGACATTATAACCACATGGCAGACATTTGCTAAGACACAATGCTCATGACTGAATGCGTGCGCTGACTTTATATTCGTACATATAATCCAGTTAAAACAGGTTAGAATGATGTTCTGTACCTCGACTGTAAGACCTTACCTAAATGTGTGACTTGGGTTTGGTCACATCTAATGAGTGACAATGGACAATGAAACTGTTTGCAGGTTAAAAAGCAGAAGATACTCAAGTATATTTCCTGTTATTCCAATATGTAATAAAGTGAATAAGTAACAGAAGCCTGTTTAATAATCTAAATAGAAAATTAGACACAAAATTAGAGATGGTTACATCTACATGTGTGATGAATCATGTCCTAAATTACACTTGATTCTCAATACTACACAGTTATAAAGTGCACAGTTAGGTCTCGTTGTTTGTgatttaataacagaaacagtgCAAGATCACAGCCAACAGCTTCCCACAAGTTATATTTAACCTAAAGTCAAGATGACAAATTAAGACACACATATCTTCATTTATTACAGTTTTCTTTACCATTAATCACATCCTGATACCCAGTAAGACAAACTGACTACTTGTTTACTgaagtcacattaaaaaaaaggccacCACCTATACACcttgtcctctgtctccttcaCTGGTAATATCTTCAGTGGCAGTTCTTTGTCTGTGTTAAAGTATGGAAACAActtctcagtgaaagtgtgtgtgatggtgtgtatgtgtgtgttagtgtcgGGATCAGAGAACGACAGCTTTCCCCATTTCCAGTCCAGATGAACTCTGATCTTttggaacttcttcttcttcagtgacAGAACTGTATCAGGACCTGGCAGAGAGCATGCTCTGTATTCACCTTTGTAGAACATTAACCTCCATAATCCAGACTGCAGGGCTGTGTCGCCCTTCTTTTGGAGAGACTCTGCTGCCACACCAAGCACCCAGGCTGCACTGTCTCCAACCTCAACGtcccagctgtgagtccctgagtCAAAGCCCTCTGAGCCGAGCGCCGAGCTGAAAACATCAAACCTCTCTGGGTTTTTAGGAAGCTCCTGTCTCTCCCCTtttctcacactggtcagatcttcagacaggacGAGGCCTGGATGAGCAGTGTTTGGGTCCAGAATCACAGGACTGTAGGAgaccttctccttcatctttttcCAGATGATGTAGGtcaggttgcccagatgtttggccacaTCTATGAGAGCTCCTGAGACCAGCTCTGGATCATCCATTAGGGGGCGCCGCTGCACTccttccactgcagccttgtagttgagcaggaatgagacgtcttcagctttcagctccttctctgtgactctgattgtgtctgaaagagctgctatctctctgctcagagcatcaatcttctccttcatcatccgactcttctgcttctcttcctccctcagagctttgatcctggcctcctcttcctcctgtagaaactggtgaagcttcttaaactgctccttaatctgaCTCTCAGTCTGCAGAGCCTGGACCTTAATGTGATTTGCTGTTTGATCGCAGTCTTCTTTAACTTGTTCAAACATCTTCAGTTTCTCCCGTACGGGCTCCAGGAGTGTCAGTAGCTCCTTCCTGTGATCATGTGCAGCTTCATCAGCGGGTCTGACTTTGTGGTCGCTGTGTGCTTTTGAATCTCTACAGACGACACAGACTGGCCgctgatcatccagacagaacagttttagtttctcagagtgcagactgcagagagacTCAGATTTTATGGAAGATTTCTGATCTCTTTCCAGTACGAAGGCCTCACACAGTTTCTTTAAAGCCAAGTTGCGAGGTGGATCACTCGGTAAAAGACTTATCTTACAAACCGGACACACCTTGTCTCCAGAGCATTTCTTCAGGCAGTCATTACAGAGGCTGTGGCTGCACGACAGAACAACAGGATCTTTAAAGATGTCATGGCAGATCGGACAGGAGAGATCCTCTTCTGACTGtgtagccatttttttttttttttgtggaagaaACAATGATCCAGTGAGCAGTCCTTTCCCTGCAGCTCCTCACGAGCAAATGACATTGAAACATGTCATGTGTTGTTACTCTTCTATTAAAAATGACCTGTATTTCTAGTTCTGCCTTGGGCGAGGCAGGTTACCATGGTGGAATGTTGTCATGCCAGTGTATGTTAGATTTCAACagacaatagagggtatgcacttgACATCACAGCTAACAAAGTCTCTGTGGTTATGGCCACTGAGTGGcgaaagtgacagttgagcatggagaatAGCCACATTAGTTTGAGTCATAGCCTTTAATAGcttctaaattgtaaaattaatttaagataaaatatatttttacagactcctgaaagccaaagaaaagagaagtaaatggaacGCTGCATTATgtagaaacaactggaatccaggcacagaaacctggtgttgtggttcacatttagtggcaggtaatgtttatttatgctgtattttttgatgaagttatACCTTAAGTTTGCCGTATTCACTGATACctgtcaccatgtttttgccactcaggggggcgtggccccaggtgGCATCAATGCATACCTTGTATAGGCCTATTGTGAAACTCATGTACATAATTGAGGTGGCCGGGATTTGTGGtttagaatttattttagtaatgaAAACTACCATTTTTCCTCAACACaagaataaactaaattaaattaaatgtgcaatatataacaatatagCACAgtaccacttcctgtttaaatataaagtcacaGTAACCTTTTTGCATCAGACAATAGGCATATTCTGGGATGGTGggggtggttagcactgatgcctcacagcaagaaggttcttgGGTTCTTGGATTTGAATTCATCAGTCgactggagcctttctgtgtggagtttgcatgttctccctgtgtctgcgtggatTCTCACGGGTACtttggtttcctcccaccatccaaagacatgctagttAGGCTAATTGGTTATTTTAAATTGGCCGTGggtttgagtgtgaatggttgtctgtctctctgtatcAGCCGCGCAATAGACTAGAGACCTGTcaagggtgtaccccgcctctcatcCAATGACAGCTTggcgaccctccagaggacaagcgtttacagaaaattaatgaatgaataggCCAATTGTGAACCCATGTACATAATAGACTTGACCAAGATTCAGCGAGCTGAAAAGCTGAAAAGTTTTCCTCTAATATTTCTGTCCCTGTACTATCTGTTGATGGAGGGGCAACACCTGAGCGAGGCGACGTTATCATCTGTACGACCTATTGATCAATGTGCGTTACCATTTGTCAGAGTAGTGCCTGGCATTGATAAGGCTTCATATTGGGCTGCGGTCACTGCCACCTATTGATCCTCCATTCTCTCTAAATGAATACACACACCCGAGGGTATTGATAACAAAGAACTATAATTTGATACAATGGTGGTGGTTATTGATCACCGAATGTAATGATGTTGTCAGGCTGCAAAACATATCAATAATTGTGATGGCTGGGAAGTATGGATAGTCTAGGAGGTCAAAAAGGTGAGATCAACACAGGAGCGATGGCAGACATgacaatttgtgtgttttaatgagtGTTTGAGGGGACCTGGCACTTCTTCTGCTGGTGCTGTacaatgcaacaaaacaaatgctaaGTTAGGCTCTGAACAGGGGGGTTGAAATCACTTGGGAGCACTGGCATAAATTGGCAGTTTTCACAGCAGTAGGCCCatcaacacaacagcagaactGCACTGTCTCAACGCATCACTGGTGCATCACTACCCTCCCTCAAAAGAAATTCAGATTCACCAACCCCCCATTTTGCATACACCAATCTATAAATTAgtattagatatttttttttttttttttttttacatatatatataccattTTTGTAAAATACTTAATTAAACAATAGTCGTAGCTTGTTCCCTATTATTGGGttaattttgcactttttggTATTTGTACTTCTGGTCAGATACTTAACTGCACATAATTGCATATATCATTGCAATATGCAGTGACAATGGAGTTGAATTTAatctttatctcatcttatGCATATACACATCTATAAGCTGGTTTGTGAGTGGTTAATGCCCAGTCACACCTCCTGACAAAAGATTTCCGCAATCATCGCAGGAGAGATGGCAAATCCAGAGTGTAGTATAGTTGTATACATGGTTTGGCTATGTAGCataaattagtttcatttaaatcatgtCTGTATGGGCAGAGAAATCTCAAGAGTCTATGTctggaattaaaaataaataaataaattaaaccaatgTGGAAATTGCCAAAGACTGATACTTGATGATGTTTTCTGATATCAAGTATGTCCCTGTCGACCTCCAATGTTCAAATGTCCAACTGTTGGAGCCATTTTGGTGGGTAAACAACAGGGTGAAGCGTGGTTGCTTgaaaagatggaagaggaaTTCAAATGGTGAAAGAGTTGATCTTGAGATATGGAGAAAAAATAGTTAACAAACCAGTGCCCAGTTATAGTTTAAAGATATGATAGCAGAGTCAAGATTTAAACTTTATTCTtcacacggaaaaaaaaaactccaaaaactTCACATTCAAAATAAGCAGAATAGTAAATTAACATTTGAAGTCAAATGTTTGGTGGCATCCCAGAGGGTCAACTAGAGAGCTGACTGTAACAAGAGTGCTAGCATGTGCCTGGCTTTCTAATGCATTGGCTGTTAGCTATTCCGACGCTAGTAGTCACCAATGACCCCTGCAAATGTTCCCTGTGGgtatattagaaaaaaaatggataccATATTTCAAAACACAGCCAAATTCAGTCCACACATGCACTGAAATGTGCATAACAAGATAGCCTATGGTACTTTTCCACATGCTTCTGAAATTTTGGGCCCAAGACAAGACAAGTGTTGAATTGTGCCCTCAATTGTTATTTGtgtacttgtatttatttttattgatgttgggaaaactttatttgtgccACTGACAAGCCACCTGTGTAGTGGGCGTGTTTAATAAAAGCTCTCCTGCTCCCAGCTGTTTTCAGTTGCAGCGATTTAGAGCGTGGAGCAGTAACGCAGCAGAGCGtctcttttatttccctccGTTTAAGTTCGGTGCTCAATTGGGTTCTCGCTGTGTAGCGGCTGCACGAccaacaagacaagacaagacgaGTCATCTACTACTGACCAGTGTACATGGTTCGAGCATTTTGCTCTTTGCACTAGGAAAATTCATTCTCTACTTTTCCACTCCTGATTGTGAAGAATGCTTTTAGGGACACTGGTCCCACAAGGTGAattctgaaaatgaagcaggaagtcatTAATTTCTCCCACGAGTAATGACg
This genomic window contains:
- the LOC125007018 gene encoding zinc-binding protein A33-like, with protein sequence MATQSEEDLSCPICHDIFKDPVVLSCSHSLCNDCLKKCSGDKVCPVCKISLLPSDPPRNLALKKLCEAFVLERDQKSSIKSESLCSLHSEKLKLFCLDDQRPVCVVCRDSKAHSDHKVRPADEAAHDHRKELLTLLEPVREKLKMFEQVKEDCDQTANHIKVQALQTESQIKEQFKKLHQFLQEEEEARIKALREEEKQKSRMMKEKIDALSREIAALSDTIRVTEKELKAEDVSFLLNYKAAVEGVQRRPLMDDPELVSGALIDVAKHLGNLTYIIWKKMKEKVSYSPVILDPNTAHPGLVLSEDLTSVRKGERQELPKNPERFDVFSSALGSEGFDSGTHSWDVEVGDSAAWVLGVAAESLQKKGDTALQSGLWRLMFYKGEYRACSLPGPDTVLSLKKKKFQKIRVHLDWKWGKLSFSDPDTNTHIHTITHTFTEKLFPYFNTDKELPLKILPVKETEDKVYRWWPFF